From Nicotiana tabacum cultivar K326 chromosome 20, ASM71507v2, whole genome shotgun sequence, one genomic window encodes:
- the LOC107790377 gene encoding gibberellin-regulated protein 3-like gives MIHGACINKLLFKVKLGAIRSRDSYKLYALSFLHPKNQFQTTKKLRQRPRKHSVSFKNSTKMTSRLLLLFTFFLFCLLAHVSSDIDIEEKQTQVVKGANRRLLPYVDCGGLCKVRCSSHSRPNVCTRACGTCCMRCKCVPPGTSGNRQVCGKCYTDMTTHGNRTKCP, from the exons ATGATCCATGGTGCATGCATAAATAAGCTGTTATTTAAAGTAAAACTAGGGGCAATTAGATCACGAGATTCCTATAAATTATACGCACTGAGTTTCTTGCACCCAAAAAACCAGTTCCAAACTACAAAGAAACTAAGGCAAAGACCAAGAAAACATTCTGTCTCATTCAAAAACTCAACAAAAATGACTTCAAGATTGCTTCTACTTTTCACCTTCTTCCTCTTCTGCCTACTTGCTCAT GTCTCTTCTGATATTGATATTGAAGAAAAGCAAACTCAG GTGGTGAAAGGAGCTAACAGGAGGCTCTTGCCATATGTAG ATTGTGGAGGACTGTGCAAAGTGAGATGCAGTTCACACTCAAGGCCAAATGTATGCACCAGAGCCTGTGGGACTTGTTGTATGAGATGCAAATGTGTTCCTCCTGGTACTTCTGGTAACAGACAAGTATGTGGTAAATGCTACACAGATATGACTACTCATGGCAACAGGACCAAGTGCCCTTAA